From Euwallacea similis isolate ESF13 chromosome 6, ESF131.1, whole genome shotgun sequence:
AATCAATTGTGGGTTTCTAACCGAAAGTATTCAGTACGTATATTAAATAAGTCTTTTTAAAGTTGCAAATAATAGTCATAAGTACATATTGCACTAAGATCGTGACTGATTTTCGGTCACGaaaccattaaaaatgtaaaattacaaGGATGAAGAGCGGCAAAGTCGTAAAAGAACCTTATTTTGATACCCACaatgaatttatcaaataaaccaaatatttttggtcAGTATGACAGATGCTACTGTTTAAAGATTGCAGGTTAAACTGACTTTAGAGCATTAGAAAATgaggaaattgttttaagcTTATCAAATAGGGGCAGCCTCAAATAGGCACAGGCTTTATATTTATTAGCTGGACAGTCTTTTAGTGCCTTATACGTACACAATAGAGGACATTTAACGAGGTGTTTTCgaggtttaattaaaacaaaactgaGGAAACACCCAATTAGGATGGAGGATTCCTTGGTAGATATATCGACACATTAAGACTGATGTGACTCTTTAAAATACAAAGCCTTTCACAGATTATATTTACACGTAATAGTAATACAGCAACATCTAAGACAACATACACAGGTACATTAATACAGATTTTATACGCCACGTCGTTTCTTTTTACAGCGAATAAGTTCGTGGAGATGTTGAGGACCGTAAATTGGAGAATATTCATCTACAACCTACATTATGCATTAAACTATGGCCGTATAGACATAAATGTATAAGCTATACTATGTGGTCAAAAAGTCCGGACCCATAGTTTTGAATTTCATTGAAAGTGCAAATGTATACAGAGCGCTtcgcaaatttttatttaattgaagagTAATTCGATCTGCTACCTGAAACTATTTAAGCTTACTTCGTGTTGCATTCAGATGCGTAAATGTGTATCAGGGTGATCCGGGACTTTTTGAACAAtgtataataagaaaatgtaataatgCAAGAGCCGATATGATCGCGCAGTCGGTGCAGAGTCCAGGATCATAAGGTCGATTTTTGTACACCTAGCATCACTATtcgaaataataaacaatttttttatgatgcGGATAACGATAACTTAGTTCCACCTGACAAATTGGGTAAACTTCTATTCTTATTTGATATgttgaacaatattttctcACAACGTGccccttttttttataatttaatgttttaccataaaaatagAGCTCAGTATTTCTTTGAAACGCCGCAGTTaagctttgattttttatggtttCTTCGCAAGACATGAGACGCGAAATGTGAAATATCCTATACCAAAAAACGAAACTTCACATGCACTCCCCCCACTAATCCAAATCCATAAACATTAATAACCTGTATTGCGAATGGCcataaaaacagaaaaatgtaCTGATCGttataaaacagaaaaaaacaaacttttttaattacaaacgAGGTTTATGGTTATTTTTGATCATAAAATGACCATTAAAGTACAGATacgaaaataaaagtttttttgttacccTGTGTAGTGCATAGCAGTTCTTGCAATGTCAACCAGTACAGGCGAAAATTGGTTTTATCAAGTTTAggcaaaatatcattaatacaTATCTAAAAATGCGACGAACCTTTTGCCAAGAATAGTAGACCTAAGTTATCCAAACCTTTTTCCGATAGAATACACTATGAAATTAGATATGATGGACCGAATCATTGGATGATTCCATGGACTAAGCAAAACAGATGTCCCACGTGTCACAAGAATACCCCAAAAATATGCAAGAAGTGCAACATAAATTTCCATGAATAgtgtttaaaattgtattatgtTAACTTTGCAACGATGTGATGATAAAATGTCACATTTTAAATGTGATGTTACAGTACATAACAAGTGCTCTGGGGTATACTATACCACACCACATCGCCGCCGGATTAAATAACAATGttatattgtaattaaatGAACCTGCTCTGATATTCCTGTAGTtcaaatattacaataaactttttaaaagaaacttaatGTTAGAAATGTGTATTTAAAAACGAAATGTGTTATGAATATTCTTAGTTGAAGAATCAAAAAACATtgacatacagggtgtgcaatatattaaaaacttggaaaaatgGGTTAAGTTCGCGTTGAAAAAGATTTGCGGTTTTAGAAGCGCATGAACCGGACTCGCACCGAGGTCCATTCGCTTAAATTAGCTACATGGTTTCAATTTTCCAGGCTAAATGACTGCAAATGACTAAACTACTACGACACGTAAATCAATTAATCACTTTTTAGAACTAATAAAGCATTCTCTTGgtcgaaaaaaattagtagattaaaatttataaagatgTCCGAAAATCTAAACAATTCTTTGGCTTTGGTACCtacttttgaataaatatgATTCAACCACACTTCGGTCAATTTAGGCTAAGTTTAGCAAACTCTTGGTCCACACACGATACAAATCTTAAAATAGTAATAACAACGTACAATCCGAGAGATAATATTACCAATCATAATTACGATTTTCAGAGAATCACAGATTTACCATAACAACAGAATGTATGAGATATATGTACAGAACATACAGACGAGGAAAGACGGTTAAGTATCTGATCTTGACCTTACAAGCAAACGGGACAAAATGTACGGTTTTTATTGCGAAAATGCTGTAAAGACATTTTtgcatttgatttatttaaaccacTTTTACCAAAACTGACGCCTCTATAAGAATCGAGGAACAGGAGCGGCAGGAGGGAAATTCGGTCCTGGGGGACACAACCGATACGCAGAACGTCCAGTGCTACGCGGTAGAGGTCCATCGCCTAAATCTAAACGTAATTCGGAGGGTGCCGGTGGAGGTCCCAAGGAGGACGGACCCATTGCAACATCAGGTAATCGATCGGGAGTTTCGGCCAGTCTTCGAGGGGGTGTCGCCAATCGACGCCTTCCGGGACTTCTCCGGCCCGTAGACGACGTTTCCTCAGTCTGAGTTCCGACGCGATACGCTTCCAGAGCTTCAGCGACGTTGTCTGGAAGATTGAATTCACGCACGACGCGTAACCTAATTTGCCGCCCAATTTCGGCTCGGCTGCTAAGGGGCATGCTCAAGGCTAACTGGCAACCAGGTGCTTGGCGCAGTTTTTGCTCTCGTTTTAGCATTGCATTCAAAGCACCAGCATCAGGTACTGGAGGTGCTCCACCTAAGACATCGACTCCTGTTGGTCCAGTCCGAGTTTCCATCATATAGGAAATATCTGGATCCGGACCACAACGAATTCGTCTGCCTCGCACCATTTCTGCCTCTTGTACCATCTGATCTTCCACCAATACTTTTAATTCGTCATAATACGGTATAAATAACCGTGGCTGAACAAACAGTCCGTTATTCTTAGAACCCCGTATCCAGGCATTTATGCGAAGGTTTTCACGTTCGCCCCCAATCATGTGACTTGGAGGGGTGCTTACTAAACCTCGCCGGATGGCTTGTAAGAGAACTTCGCTGTTGGGTGGAAGCACATGATCCATACGCACCCATGGCAACAGATCCGACAAAATTTCTCTTAATTCGATATCGCTCAAATCTCGTTTTTTTACTCCTTTCCTCGTGACTGAATGGGCTGTGTGGCTGACTACATTGGGTTctgaaataaaacagaaatattAAGCAAATgagataaattaaataaaggcTCAAATCTGTTCAAGGGCGAAATATCTACGTGAGCACTCGGTTATATCATTATTAATGGCAATGGCGAAAATTTAGTCACGTATTCAACGTCGAAAAATTATACTAATTTGCTATATGGGGTGGGTCATAATTAGGTTTAttgtatgaaataaataaaatggcatttattttaaaatattacataacattgtttgaaagttgaactaatttgaaatacattagggagaaataaatttacataatattcaaaataaaggAAACACTTGCACgtgcattattttatttagtttttcttttataagttAATGGAACAATTATTTCTAtgtattgtaatttttgaacGTACCTCGATCTTCCATTCTGCGGATCAATTCATGTTCCCCCCACTTCAAAACTGCCTGCAGGACCTCAAGTTCACTGGCTTGTAAAAACGGACTTTTCAATACTTCAATTATATGTTCTTTGTCTAGCTGGTAAAACACCAGTGATTGCGAAACTGGCTGGAATTcttctcttaaaaaatgtagcgcctggaagtatttttaaaaagtaattaaactGAAAACGGACAGAAAGGACCTATGTACCTGTCTGTGTACCCACGCAGAACCATGAGGTTGACTAGACCATTGCAACACTGCTGGAAGTGTGTCTAAAGAGAGTGCCTCTAGAATGAGGTCTTCACACCCTTGGGATAGAATATCCAATTCTAAGAACCGCCCTATCTGGTATAATTCCATGGCTTCCTCTAAGGGTGATGGTCTTGCTCTCCCGGTGTGCGCAAGTGCATGCGCCTCACCCAATCCGCCACCACAGCCACCGCGCGAAATTAAACTTAGATCGACCTAGGAACGAACAAGATATTCAATATAACTTCACCGATCAGTCAGCACTTAATTGTAACCTGATCCAAATAGACGGCATGAAGTAAGACCCTAGCATATCTCTTTGGAATAACACCCTCATCCAAAACGATTCGAGTGGGTTGTCGTTCCTCTTGGTTCCTGGCCCGTCGAGCTAAAACTGACCTAAAAAATGGGGAACGTGCAGCTAGTACGGCTCTATGGCAAGGCAACTCTAGTCGTGGTCTAAAGCCATATTCCGAACCAGCTGAATCAGGCCGAGGCCCTAATGGGCCATCTGCACCTTCAGTGAACACTAACGCGGCATCTGCATGATCTCCCGACTCCAGGAGGTAACGCAGGTCATCTTCTAATGGATTGGGAGAACCAAATTCCTCCCGCAGTCTTCTAAGGAGATTCAAGTCTATGTTTCCGTTGTGATGACAAATATCACCTGAAAGttcttttattacttttacaaGCATTGACATATAAAAAAGACGTACCAGTATATAAGTATCTAAGCAATGCGGAAAACAACTGTACATCTACAGAAGGTGAACGAAGATCCAAACAAATCCTGGCACCATATCCAGGACATCCAGCCAACAAATCTCGGAAATAGGGACATCTGGCAGAAACCAGAGCCCTGTGAATAGGAAAGCAAGCCCCTCGATAGACCAAATCGGCGTCGGTACAATACTTGAAGTCGAAAAGAGCCGACAAGTCCTGCTTAAATGTCGCAGCAGGAGGTCTAGCCAATTCCGCTTGGACACTCAGATCTTTAAGCGCCTGGAGGGCTTCATATTCCTCCAAGAGGGCGGCTATTTCTAATGGGCTCCAATCTGAGACTAGTTCCCGCAAAATTCTGCCATGATCACATGCTTTTGAAGACCTAATCAAAGGATATAACTCAAAGATGGTGAATCGAAACACATAAGAGACAATAGAATTtacttgaaatgaaaattgtaaaaaattatcgtaGATCTAAATACCTTCTCCTTCTGATAAACTTCTTTTTAAGGGTAGCAAAACCAGTAACACGCTTTTTTTTCTCACGAGAACCAGGAGGCTCCAAGCCTGGAGGAAACCCTAGGCCTTGATTGAGCCCCAAACCATCAGGTCCTTGCGAAGCCGACGCACTGGCCCCCATCCGCTCTGACATGCAGCGCTCACTCTCAATGGCGCTCCTCCAGCTTAACTGCGGGGCACACGGGAAGAGACACCCAAATATGCTCATGGCGTTCCGCCGCCAAATGAGcgaaattttcctaaaaaacaaaaaccaatCTTTATCCTGTGATTTTTTGTTGGTATACTTTAGAGGTTGACATATGAATAACATCGAAAGGATTGCAAAGAAAATGCCATAAAACAATATTCATAAGAATCTAAATGAGCCAaactattttcttcaaaaatgatATCTAATAGAGTGTAAACTAATCTTGGAATTATGAATGTTCCTTGATATAAGTAGATTAATCCATTTAAGTGTGTATTTCTGTATCTCCGAAACTACTTCAGTTTTTAGCTACTTAAACAAACACttaacttattaatttttctaagaTATTCAAATACTTATCAGATTAATTTATACTATTATTTGATAATGACttgaaatttgcataaattgaTTCTAACATTAATATAGTTTTACAATTTAACAATGCTATTCAACTTTATGATATGACATAATAGTTACTGGATATGTAAACAGTGTGTCCAAGACAGATGTCCAGCAGGGGGATCTTCTAAACTTTAATAGACACAAACTTGGTTAAATAGAAGAAAAGTTGCGAATTTTAAGGAATAGTTTCATGTTGCAAATAGAtctaaacaattattatagaatttacattgaaaaaaaaaacaaaattttcaaattagttaaaacttttttccttagTAAGGTAACAGGTGAAAAGTATTGCAGCTTTTTATGAGCTTCAATAAGAGTCTTGATTTCATTTTAAGGCATTTTGTTTATTAGGAATGATTatcaacttttattttttaaacacaacTTCggtaacttttttgtcaatttcaaactaaaattttattacaaatttattaaggTATCATACTTAGTTACCTACATGTTAAACTTAAAACAATGTTAACCTTAATTTACCAATTAGTActcaatttttgatatttgaaagTAATTACAATTGTTTAATTGAGGTAGAAACTCTTCATAACAGCATGAAACAATTTAGCTGcaacatttacatttaaacAGTAGTTACCCTATGCCAAGTTTCAATTTAGTGTGTTACAGTGTTCAAAATATAAGGAGGAGGACCTTTATTATGACTGCATCAAGTCACTGATCTttcttaaaatgtaaataatttttgtgtttaatttaaGTTAACAAGTTTATTGTTGTGCAAGTTTATTGCAAcatcttttttcaaaaaaattaaaaagttgtttttgggtccaaaaacttttaagtcTTCTAACTTAAATGAACATCAGACAATGTGTAAGAACTTACACTTAAAGTGGCCACTTTGCTTTGAATTCATTACACACTTACAAACCTTAGTATAATTAAATAGTATTAGATAATATAGTCAAAAACTTTGTAgcctttaaaattcatattcatttgcaaatatttgaataaaagtgATAAAGAACacctaatttaaattatacacCCAGTGAACTTTcagagaattttgaaataaattgaggAAAATCTGGAGAATGTTTGAGTTTGAAATGGCCCTGCTTACTCTTTAATGTCTGTTTCCACTTTTAAAAAGCCAGTTGTTGACTTACCACTGTttacaaaagaaatttttaattaaaacacaaaaagggAAGGTAACTTATGTGTTGGAAACAGGTCCAATTTATAAAGCTGTTATAAAGAGAATTAATGAGAAAGCTTGCTTCTTATATGTTTATTGATTAGCTCCAAgatttttctgaatatttataAGATATTTGTCTCGTTAGGCTGATATGTCATTTAATAAGGgaaatgctaaaaatattcttttcatCAGTGGTTTTGGGAAGAATTAACTGAAAGAATATTTCAGTTGATCAAGAGGGAAAATCCTGTCAATTTATTTGATACTAAAGTAAAACCTGATActacattattttatcaaatatcttCTTACATCCTCATGATGGAAAAAACTGTTTGAATCAATTTTAGTTGAGAGGGGAAATATGAGAGAAGATTgtgtaataataaaagaagACTATGTTAAGCACTCAGAAATATCTCAAGATTGCCCTTATCTTTATACAATATATTATAATGGTAATTTAGTTGTAATTCTGATAGGGGTTTAAATTAAACAGAAGACAAAATACCCAATTTCTACCTACTTACAATTTGCATTGAATAAGAATAAGATTGATATTTTGGATTGTCTTTAGCTACACTTTCCAAAACTTGTACCCTATTTTTGCTTATATACTTGGGAGGGTGCCTGTTTGCTTAGTCTATATAAGGTATGTAGGCACATGGTGCAAAGTgtgaattgaaatattaatgcaTAAATTCCATGTTTATTTTGCCAATGACAAGATCTGTGTGGTAAACATAACATAGTGTAAACTTTGCTATAGGCTTTGGCCTTTGGTGCCCTAGTTAAATGAGGTTGACAAAGAAAACAAACTAAAGTGCAGGGTATAAATACCTGGGCCAGGGCGAACCATTTTAATCCTGGGAGCCTTCTGGGCCTTCCGTACCACCGacattacttaatttttttataatatgatAGTGGCCATGTTTAAGTCGTTGTAGTGGAAAACAATATTATCTGTGCCACATAAACACATATTTCTTCCTATTCCTGCATGCAGTTTGCATGTTTAATAAACGAACACTTCTGGATTTGGCCCACTTCTGTCCTGGATATTACGGAAAATTCAATAACACATCTGATTCACGAATTTATCTATAAACCTGCTATTAGTCAAAACTTTCCAGTCCCGAGAAATTAAAGTTCGACGTACTAAAAACTTCATTTCACAAGTCTACAGCCTACACTAGCGACTAGCGGAATGTCAAATCAGTCAACTCGACCTAATCAATGACCAATCGTAAATGACCGATAGTTTTTCAGGGCTTTCGATAGTATAAAAATGACCAGGAAACTCGAATTTTGCCCCGAATTATACTGAAAATGTAGTTATGCG
This genomic window contains:
- the LOC136409613 gene encoding BTB/POZ domain-containing protein 7, whose protein sequence is MSIFGCLFPCAPQLSWRSAIESERCMSERMGASASASQGPDGLGLNQGLGFPPGLEPPGSREKKKRVTGFATLKKKFIRRRRSSKACDHGRILRELVSDWSPLEIAALLEEYEALQALKDLSVQAELARPPAATFKQDLSALFDFKYCTDADLVYRGACFPIHRALVSARCPYFRDLLAGCPGYGARICLDLRSPSVDVQLFSALLRYLYTGDICHHNGNIDLNLLRRLREEFGSPNPLEDDLRYLLESGDHADAALVFTEGADGPLGPRPDSAGSEYGFRPRLELPCHRAVLAARSPFFRSVLARRARNQEERQPTRIVLDEGVIPKRYARVLLHAVYLDQVDLSLISRGGCGGGLGEAHALAHTGRARPSPLEEAMELYQIGRFLELDILSQGCEDLILEALSLDTLPAVLQWSSQPHGSAWVHRQALHFLREEFQPVSQSLVFYQLDKEHIIEVLKSPFLQASELEVLQAVLKWGEHELIRRMEDREPNVVSHTAHSVTRKGVKKRDLSDIELREILSDLLPWVRMDHVLPPNSEVLLQAIRRGLVSTPPSHMIGGERENLRINAWIRGSKNNGLFVQPRLFIPYYDELKVLVEDQMVQEAEMVRGRRIRCGPDPDISYMMETRTGPTGVDVLGGAPPVPDAGALNAMLKREQKLRQAPGCQLALSMPLSSRAEIGRQIRLRVVREFNLPDNVAEALEAYRVGTQTEETSSTGRRSPGRRRLATPPRRLAETPDRLPDVAMGPSSLGPPPAPSELRLDLGDGPLPRSTGRSAYRLCPPGPNFPPAAPVPRFL